One stretch of Riemerella columbina DNA includes these proteins:
- a CDS encoding apolipoprotein A1/A4/E family protein translates to MNIIDLIKGQFGHGVAAHLASQLGETEANTSKAIQAFIPAVLGGMIAQTDHPRLLKEITNLADTSVLAKLSQNTPESNELLASVLSLVYGDKVDTLMSGVASFADIKPASSAALLGFTTLTSLATMGRYAKEQNLDAEGLKNLLNQEKTNFSNLLPAGFSLAAVGLGHAEQFFDKAKEKITEVTENLGDKVAQNANDAKEKISAFTEETKDKVSDFAENAKEKMADFSGEVKDSVSEKLEDAKDFVSEKTEAVKSVFHQAEEKVQQQFGDESKEEVSIWKWLIPLVLLLLMGWFVWKLFNKKEEIPTTPETPAQTVDSVQVDTAEHATVDTLSAQ, encoded by the coding sequence ATGAACATTATAGATTTAATTAAAGGGCAATTTGGGCACGGTGTAGCCGCTCATTTAGCCAGCCAGTTAGGAGAAACAGAGGCGAATACCTCAAAAGCGATACAAGCGTTTATACCAGCGGTTTTAGGTGGAATGATTGCCCAAACCGACCATCCGCGTTTGCTCAAAGAAATTACCAATTTGGCGGACACCAGCGTGCTTGCCAAGTTGAGCCAAAATACGCCAGAGTCTAATGAACTTTTGGCAAGTGTTTTATCGTTGGTTTACGGCGACAAAGTGGATACGCTGATGTCTGGCGTGGCTTCTTTTGCGGATATTAAACCAGCGTCTTCTGCCGCATTGTTGGGCTTTACCACGCTCACTTCTTTAGCCACGATGGGGCGCTACGCTAAGGAGCAAAATTTGGATGCCGAGGGACTTAAAAATCTTTTAAATCAAGAGAAAACCAACTTCTCTAACCTTCTGCCTGCGGGCTTTTCACTCGCGGCGGTGGGCTTGGGGCATGCAGAGCAATTTTTTGATAAAGCCAAAGAAAAAATAACCGAGGTTACAGAAAATTTGGGCGACAAAGTGGCACAAAACGCCAATGATGCCAAAGAAAAAATCAGTGCTTTTACCGAAGAAACCAAAGATAAAGTCTCCGACTTTGCCGAAAATGCGAAGGAAAAAATGGCAGATTTTTCTGGAGAAGTTAAGGATAGCGTGAGCGAGAAATTAGAAGATGCCAAAGATTTTGTTTCTGAGAAAACGGAAGCGGTAAAATCAGTGTTCCACCAAGCGGAAGAAAAAGTACAACAGCAATTTGGCGACGAGTCTAAGGAGGAAGTTTCCATCTGGAAATGGTTAATTCCACTGGTGTTATTATTGCTGATGGGCTGGTTTGTATGGAAATTATTCAACAAGAAAGAAGAAATCCCAACCACGCCAGAAACGCCTGCGCAGACCGTAGATAGCGTACAAGTAGACACGGCAGAGCACGCCACGGTAGATACGCTATCAGCCCAATAA
- the proS gene encoding proline--tRNA ligase, translating to MAKLTSRAEDYSKWYNELVVKADLAENSGVRGCMVIKPYGYAIWEKMRDELDKKFKETGHENAYFPIFVPKSLFEAEEKNAEGFAKECAVVTHYRLKTDPDNPQKLMVDPEAKLEEELIVRPTSEAIIWNTYKNWIQSYRDLPILINQWANVVRWEMRTRLFLRTAEFLWQEGHTAHATRTEAVEETERMLEIYANFVENFMAVPVVRGLKTPSERFAGAEETYCIEALMQDGKALQAGTSHFLGQNFAEAFDVKFTNKEGKIEYAWATSWGVSTRLMGALIMSHSDDNGLVLPPTLAPIQVVIVPIFKGEEQLQKIDQVAYELQDKLKALGISVKYDNRDTHKPGWKFAEYELKGVPVRIAMGARDLENNTVEIARRDTLTKETQSLDGVEVYIKNLLDQIQKDIYQKALDFRQNNITKVDSYEEFKEVLETKGGFILAHWDGTEEEEQQIKEETKATIRCIPLEGEKEAGVSMISGKPSQQRVLFAKAY from the coding sequence ATGGCAAAATTAACATCAAGAGCAGAGGATTATAGCAAGTGGTACAATGAGTTAGTGGTAAAAGCAGACCTTGCCGAAAACTCTGGCGTGCGCGGGTGTATGGTCATCAAACCTTACGGCTACGCCATTTGGGAAAAAATGAGAGATGAGCTGGACAAAAAGTTCAAAGAAACTGGGCATGAGAATGCTTATTTCCCCATTTTTGTACCCAAAAGTTTATTTGAGGCAGAGGAAAAAAACGCCGAAGGCTTTGCAAAAGAATGCGCCGTGGTAACCCATTACCGCCTTAAAACAGACCCCGACAATCCTCAGAAATTGATGGTAGATCCGGAAGCCAAGTTGGAGGAAGAGCTCATCGTGAGACCCACTTCGGAGGCCATTATATGGAACACTTACAAAAATTGGATTCAGTCGTATAGAGATTTACCGATTTTAATTAACCAATGGGCAAATGTGGTGCGCTGGGAGATGAGAACACGCTTATTCTTAAGAACTGCGGAATTCCTTTGGCAAGAAGGACACACTGCCCACGCCACAAGAACAGAAGCCGTGGAGGAAACCGAAAGAATGCTGGAAATCTATGCCAATTTCGTGGAAAATTTTATGGCAGTTCCAGTGGTGCGAGGGCTCAAAACACCAAGCGAAAGGTTTGCAGGCGCTGAGGAAACCTACTGTATAGAAGCTTTAATGCAAGATGGCAAGGCGCTACAAGCGGGAACTTCACACTTTTTAGGTCAAAATTTTGCCGAAGCTTTTGATGTTAAATTTACCAATAAAGAAGGTAAAATAGAATACGCATGGGCGACTTCTTGGGGCGTTTCCACGAGGTTGATGGGCGCGCTAATTATGTCGCATTCCGATGATAATGGCTTGGTGTTGCCGCCTACATTGGCGCCTATCCAGGTGGTGATTGTGCCTATTTTTAAAGGCGAAGAACAGTTGCAGAAAATCGACCAAGTGGCGTATGAACTTCAAGACAAACTCAAGGCATTGGGCATTTCCGTAAAATATGACAACCGAGACACGCACAAACCAGGTTGGAAATTCGCCGAGTATGAACTCAAAGGTGTGCCGGTAAGAATAGCGATGGGCGCCAGAGATTTGGAAAACAATACTGTAGAAATTGCAAGGCGAGACACGCTAACCAAAGAAACTCAAAGTTTAGATGGCGTAGAAGTCTATATCAAGAATTTATTAGACCAAATACAGAAAGATATTTATCAAAAAGCCTTAGATTTTAGACAAAATAACATTACTAAAGTAGATTCTTACGAAGAATTTAAAGAAGTTTTAGAGACCAAAGGCGGCTTTATTTTAGCCCATTGGGACGGCACGGAGGAAGAAGAGCAGCAAATTAAAGAAGAAACCAAAGCCACCATCCGCTGTATTCCTTTGGAAGGCGAAAAAGAGGCTGGCGTTTCTATGATTTCAGGGAAGCCTTCTCAGCAACGGGTTTTATTCGCTAAGGCATATTAA
- a CDS encoding Vitellogenin II precursor — MKKISFNLKKNWAYRALMLTSVSFLLSSCGAQMGGYTETDGVYYNPNQDTIPEGIVMSDGNHVDENYNYNNNYSVVEHSKVLEKSQHNKYNQWNSHPVSESDWGYYAGSEQYYNGWNTPYYGSRFGYNPYWGSGWNIGFGWGAGYGWNSYFSMNWGYYPYGYGWNRWYTPFYNPYWDWGYYGWNPYWGGYYGGYGYPYYGGGYVVVPRYNYRRSGATNPQYNNGQGRYSNPFRNGVRSNGNNIYNNRNYQSNPNVASSGGFRNAPSRTDSYNTPRTNNNNTYRTPSSNNSNWGNSSNSGGFRSGSSSSTRSSGGFRSGGFR, encoded by the coding sequence ATGAAAAAAATATCATTTAATCTTAAAAAAAATTGGGCATACAGAGCTTTGATGCTTACTTCTGTAAGTTTCTTACTCTCTTCTTGTGGCGCCCAGATGGGAGGTTATACAGAGACCGATGGCGTTTACTATAACCCTAACCAAGACACGATCCCTGAGGGCATCGTGATGAGTGATGGCAACCATGTTGATGAAAATTATAACTATAATAATAATTACAGCGTGGTGGAGCATTCTAAGGTATTAGAGAAATCTCAGCACAACAAATATAACCAGTGGAACTCTCACCCAGTATCTGAATCGGATTGGGGCTATTACGCAGGTTCTGAGCAATATTACAATGGCTGGAACACGCCTTACTATGGTAGCCGTTTTGGTTATAATCCATATTGGGGTTCAGGTTGGAATATCGGCTTTGGCTGGGGTGCTGGCTATGGCTGGAATTCTTATTTTAGTATGAACTGGGGCTATTATCCTTATGGTTACGGCTGGAATAGATGGTACACGCCGTTCTATAATCCGTATTGGGATTGGGGTTATTACGGCTGGAATCCTTATTGGGGCGGCTATTATGGCGGCTACGGCTATCCATACTATGGCGGTGGCTATGTGGTGGTGCCAAGATATAATTACAGAAGAAGTGGCGCTACCAACCCTCAATACAATAATGGACAAGGGCGCTATTCTAATCCGTTTAGAAACGGCGTTAGGTCTAACGGCAACAACATCTACAACAATAGAAACTATCAAAGTAACCCTAATGTAGCTTCTTCTGGCGGGTTCAGAAATGCGCCAAGCCGCACCGATTCTTATAACACACCAAGAACGAATAACAACAATACTTATAGAACTCCATCTTCTAATAACTCCAATTGGGGTAACTCTTCTAACAGCGGTGGCTTCCGTTCTGGCAGTAGTAGTTCTACACGCTCAAGCGGTGGTTTTAGATCAGGTGGTTTCAGATAA
- a CDS encoding OmpP1/FadL family transporter gives MKRKIISLCLLPAALYLSAQDASTIKNTAEVYSNSTQFGTAKYTAMAGSIGALGGDISSINTNPAGLGVAITGSIGATLNMVKNSNTSSIGGASLEKSTNKTSFGQAGGIATFMFNESSKWKFVNIGVNYTNQDIEDYIQSPKSGAVISRELLNSQNQKVIGNFTNEAHAFDRTGYVSKMNIGVGGNYDNRIYVGGSINFSSANIEQYDTQRFALDLDPNHWYDFNQRFTPFAEESSGLSISAGVIAKVSPQIRLGAALETPTWWKINRVFTGQLFTKDGQVIPDSQWQDNNGFVAENYTEDRSLTTPAKMTLSGAFVPNKNFAFNIDYTLGLSKPKYKVQGDAETELNNFLDENYKNISDLRIGAEYRYAGFRLRGGYGFASSAFSQEDFLGKRHTLGLGLGYDFKSFYIDAAYQNISSDYNHFYGGGNYFSTSNGSEISLFSNDYSQTKIKNKQNNFFLTAGWKF, from the coding sequence ATGAAAAGAAAAATAATAAGCCTTTGTTTGCTTCCTGCAGCGCTTTATCTTAGTGCTCAAGATGCTTCAACTATTAAAAATACAGCGGAGGTTTACTCTAACAGTACGCAGTTTGGTACCGCTAAATATACTGCTATGGCAGGTTCTATCGGTGCTTTGGGTGGAGATATTTCTTCCATCAATACCAACCCTGCAGGTTTAGGTGTTGCCATTACTGGGAGCATCGGTGCTACGCTCAATATGGTAAAAAATAGCAATACCTCCTCTATCGGTGGTGCTTCCCTTGAAAAATCAACCAACAAAACCAGTTTTGGTCAGGCGGGTGGTATCGCGACTTTTATGTTCAATGAGAGCTCTAAGTGGAAGTTTGTCAATATTGGCGTTAATTATACCAATCAGGATATAGAAGATTATATCCAATCTCCGAAGAGTGGTGCTGTCATCAGCCGAGAGCTTCTTAATAGCCAAAATCAAAAAGTGATAGGCAACTTTACCAATGAGGCACACGCGTTTGATAGAACAGGTTATGTTTCTAAAATGAACATCGGTGTGGGTGGTAACTACGATAACCGAATTTATGTAGGGGGAAGCATCAATTTCTCCAGCGCAAATATAGAACAGTATGATACCCAACGATTTGCATTAGATCTTGACCCCAATCATTGGTATGATTTTAACCAAAGGTTTACGCCATTTGCAGAAGAAAGCTCTGGGCTCTCCATTTCGGCTGGGGTGATTGCTAAAGTATCGCCTCAAATCCGATTAGGTGCTGCTTTGGAAACGCCAACTTGGTGGAAAATCAACCGTGTGTTTACGGGGCAACTCTTTACCAAAGATGGACAAGTGATCCCTGATAGCCAATGGCAAGATAATAATGGTTTTGTTGCCGAAAACTACACCGAAGACCGCAGCTTGACTACGCCTGCCAAAATGACCCTCAGTGGCGCTTTTGTACCGAACAAAAATTTTGCTTTCAATATTGACTATACTTTGGGGCTTTCTAAACCTAAATATAAAGTGCAAGGTGATGCAGAAACTGAACTCAACAATTTCTTAGATGAGAATTATAAAAACATCTCGGATTTAAGAATTGGCGCGGAATATAGATATGCAGGTTTTAGATTAAGAGGCGGTTATGGCTTTGCAAGTAGCGCTTTTAGCCAAGAGGATTTCTTAGGCAAAAGACATACTTTGGGCTTAGGTTTGGGTTATGATTTCAAGTCGTTTTATATAGATGCGGCTTACCAAAATATCAGTTCAGATTATAATCATTTCTATGGTGGTGGCAATTATTTCTCCACGAGTAACGGCAGCGAAATCTCCTTATTCTCCAACGATTATTCTCAAACCAAAATTAAAAACAAACAAAATAATTTCTTCTTAACCGCAGGTTGGAAGTTTTAA
- a CDS encoding porin family protein, which yields MKKLALASALLLTSLSFAQINIQFENTRFGISAGGNYSGVRNAHNPSGKRIGFQAGILASIPADNDDQFYIQPEVQYYQAGETGHNSQYGKKGSIYYNNYISVPLYIKGYFSEAETEFFGMLGPRFNFLISQKVEEASRLAYTIEGDPRYPNINGKANSFNFGIGAGVGFSYKRQWEIALKYDLGLSNTYPNMVENYTDDPNTLKKKSEQVISVTLNYIFD from the coding sequence ATGAAAAAATTAGCTTTAGCCAGTGCATTGTTGCTAACATCGTTATCTTTTGCACAAATTAACATTCAGTTTGAAAATACCCGTTTCGGGATTAGCGCAGGAGGAAATTACTCTGGCGTTAGAAATGCCCACAACCCATCAGGAAAGCGTATAGGCTTTCAGGCAGGGATTTTAGCATCTATTCCAGCAGATAATGATGATCAATTTTACATCCAACCTGAAGTTCAATATTACCAAGCGGGAGAAACAGGGCATAATTCTCAATACGGAAAAAAAGGAAGTATTTATTACAATAATTACATTTCTGTACCGCTCTATATTAAAGGATATTTTTCGGAAGCTGAAACAGAATTTTTCGGAATGTTAGGTCCGAGATTTAACTTCTTGATTAGCCAAAAAGTAGAGGAGGCAAGTCGCCTAGCTTATACCATAGAAGGCGATCCAAGATATCCTAATATCAACGGTAAAGCCAATAGCTTTAATTTTGGTATAGGCGCTGGAGTGGGCTTTAGTTACAAACGCCAATGGGAAATCGCCTTGAAGTATGATTTAGGTCTTTCAAATACCTATCCTAATATGGTGGAAAACTATACTGACGATCCTAATACTTTAAAGAAAAAATCTGAGCAAGTCATCAGTGTAACTTTGAATTATATCTTTGATTAA